From one Thalassobaculum sp. OXR-137 genomic stretch:
- a CDS encoding 3-methyl-2-oxobutanoate dehydrogenase (2-methylpropanoyl-transferring) subunit alpha encodes MSEETETGPTLSLHVPEPAVRPGDTPDFSNVTIARAGQVPRPPVDVAPDDIRDMAFSIIRVLNRDAVAVGPWAGLLSAEELREGLKHMMTLRAFDARMMIAQRQGKTSFYMQNLGEEAIACAFQKALSPGDMNFPTYRQAGLLIAAGYPLVDMMNQIYSNEKDPLKGRQLPIMYSSRDHGFYSISGNLATQFIQAVGWGMASAIKGDSKISAAWIGDGSTAESDFHAGLVFASTYKAPVVLNIVNNQWAISTFQGIARGGSGTFAARGLGFGIPSLRVDGNDYLAVYAVAKWAIERARRNLGPTLIEHVTYRVGGHSTSDDPAAYRPKTESDAWPLGDPVMRLKNHLIELGEWSDERHTQAEAQIRDEIITAQKEAEKHGTLHSGQHPSVRDMFEGVYAEMPPHLRRQRQQAGY; translated from the coding sequence ATGAGCGAGGAAACCGAGACCGGGCCGACGCTTAGCCTGCATGTGCCGGAGCCCGCCGTGCGTCCGGGGGACACGCCCGACTTCTCCAACGTCACCATCGCCCGCGCCGGTCAGGTGCCGCGTCCGCCGGTGGACGTGGCGCCGGACGACATCCGCGACATGGCCTTCTCCATCATCCGCGTGCTGAACCGTGATGCGGTGGCGGTCGGCCCGTGGGCCGGGCTGCTGTCGGCGGAGGAACTGCGCGAGGGCCTCAAGCATATGATGACCCTGCGGGCCTTCGACGCCCGCATGATGATCGCCCAGCGTCAGGGCAAGACGTCGTTCTACATGCAGAATCTGGGGGAGGAGGCGATCGCCTGCGCGTTCCAGAAGGCGCTCAGCCCCGGCGACATGAACTTCCCGACCTACCGTCAGGCGGGGCTGCTGATCGCGGCCGGCTATCCGCTGGTCGACATGATGAACCAGATCTATTCCAACGAGAAAGATCCGCTGAAGGGCCGCCAGCTCCCGATCATGTATTCCTCGCGGGACCACGGCTTCTATTCGATCTCCGGCAACCTCGCGACCCAGTTCATCCAGGCGGTCGGCTGGGGCATGGCCTCGGCGATCAAGGGCGACAGCAAGATTTCGGCGGCATGGATCGGCGACGGCTCCACCGCCGAGTCCGATTTCCACGCGGGCCTGGTCTTCGCCTCGACCTACAAGGCGCCGGTGGTCCTCAACATCGTCAACAACCAGTGGGCCATCTCCACCTTCCAGGGCATCGCCCGCGGCGGATCGGGCACCTTCGCGGCGCGCGGTCTCGGCTTCGGCATTCCGTCCCTGCGGGTCGACGGCAACGACTATCTGGCGGTCTACGCCGTGGCCAAATGGGCCATCGAACGGGCGCGGCGCAACCTGGGCCCGACCCTGATCGAGCATGTGACCTACCGGGTCGGCGGCCATTCCACCTCCGACGATCCGGCGGCCTACCGTCCGAAGACCGAGAGCGATGCCTGGCCGCTCGGCGATCCGGTGATGCGGCTGAAGAACCACCTGATCGAGCTCGGTGAGTGGTCCGACGAGCGCCATACCCAGGCCGAGGCCCAGATCCGCGACGAGATCATCACCGCTCAGAAGGAAGCCGAGAAGCACGGCACCCTGCATTCCGGTCAGCACCCCTCGGTGCGCGACATGTTCGAGGGCGTCTATGCGGAGATGCCGCCGCATCTGCGGCGCCAGCGCCAGCAGGCGGGGTACTGA
- a CDS encoding LysR family transcriptional regulator produces the protein MNWDDLKLFLAIGRQGKLTAASRRLGLDVATLSRRMTGLEHSLETKLFERSPKGYALSEAGHALMRHAEAMELAAEAAREQVGQATETLSGAVRIGVPEGVANFLLSDLCIELCNGNPDLDMEVVALPRVFSLSQREADLAIAVSPPPSGRLTVQKIADYQLRLYATDAVIARHDGFKRDWELRQARWIGYISDLVFDPSLDYIPHVVSDVRPALTSTSLLIQLRWLLAGAGVCILPDFIARAYPGLKPVRGDAIALKRSFYLIRHETDVRLKRVSAVADRIVSGVRERVMSPA, from the coding sequence ATGAACTGGGACGACCTGAAGCTGTTCCTCGCCATCGGCCGCCAGGGCAAGCTGACCGCCGCGTCGCGCCGGCTCGGGCTGGACGTGGCGACCCTCAGTCGGCGAATGACCGGTCTGGAGCACAGCCTGGAGACCAAGCTGTTCGAGCGCAGCCCCAAAGGCTATGCGCTGAGCGAGGCCGGCCACGCCCTGATGCGCCACGCCGAGGCGATGGAACTGGCGGCCGAGGCGGCGCGCGAACAGGTCGGGCAAGCCACCGAAACCCTGAGCGGGGCGGTGCGGATCGGCGTGCCGGAGGGAGTGGCGAATTTCCTGCTCTCCGACCTTTGCATCGAGCTGTGCAACGGCAATCCGGATCTGGACATGGAGGTGGTCGCCCTGCCCCGGGTGTTCAGCCTGTCCCAGCGCGAGGCCGACCTCGCCATCGCCGTCTCGCCGCCGCCCAGCGGCCGGCTGACCGTGCAGAAGATCGCCGACTACCAGCTCCGCCTCTACGCTACCGATGCCGTCATCGCCCGGCATGACGGTTTCAAGCGCGATTGGGAACTGCGGCAGGCACGCTGGATCGGCTACATCTCAGACCTCGTATTCGATCCGTCGCTCGACTATATCCCGCACGTGGTGAGCGACGTCCGCCCGGCGCTGACCTCCACCAGCCTGCTGATCCAGCTGCGCTGGCTGCTGGCCGGCGCGGGGGTCTGCATCCTGCCGGACTTCATCGCCCGGGCGTATCCGGGGCTGAAGCCGGTGCGCGGCGACGCCATCGCGCTGAAGCGGTCGTTCTACCTGATCAGACACGAGACCGACGTGCGGCTGAAGCGGGTGTCCGCCGTGGCCGACCGGATCGTCAGCGGCGTGCGCGAGCGGGTGATGTCACCCGCCTGA
- a CDS encoding LysR substrate-binding domain-containing protein — protein sequence MRHRLPSLNALAVFEAAGRLGGFSRAARELRISQPAVTRHIRGLEAAVGQALFQRAHNRVSLTEPGLRLWQAVNAGFGDIAAVVDSLRAAEEGAALAVSTHSGFGQQWLLPRLEGLREALGGRSISLSIADRSAEFDRTEFDIGVRHGYRDGLGANAVLLAEETVMPVVGWRLAEARPELLSLRPEDLVDATLIHMDEGDRPWMTWAQWFRLAGVRRTPPPARVRLNHYPLVMSEVMAGTGIGLGWRPLIDEMLESGVIVPVGPEMVRPDWGWWFVWSDRAAPQDVERALAWFRSWFSGG from the coding sequence ATGCGTCACAGGCTGCCGTCGCTGAACGCGCTCGCGGTGTTCGAGGCGGCCGGCCGGCTCGGCGGCTTCAGCCGGGCGGCCCGCGAGCTGCGGATCAGCCAGCCGGCGGTCACCCGGCATATCCGCGGGCTGGAGGCGGCGGTCGGCCAGGCGCTGTTCCAGCGTGCCCATAACCGGGTCTCCCTGACCGAGCCGGGGCTGCGGCTCTGGCAGGCGGTGAATGCCGGCTTCGGCGATATCGCGGCGGTGGTCGACAGTCTGCGCGCGGCGGAGGAGGGGGCGGCGCTGGCGGTCTCCACCCATTCCGGCTTCGGCCAGCAATGGCTGCTGCCCCGGTTGGAAGGGCTGCGCGAGGCGTTGGGCGGCCGGTCGATCAGCCTGTCCATCGCCGACCGTTCGGCCGAGTTCGACCGCACCGAGTTCGATATCGGCGTGCGCCACGGCTATCGCGACGGTCTGGGGGCGAACGCCGTGCTGCTGGCGGAGGAGACGGTGATGCCGGTGGTCGGCTGGCGGCTGGCCGAGGCGCGCCCAGAACTGCTGTCCCTGCGCCCGGAGGATCTGGTCGACGCCACGCTGATCCACATGGACGAGGGCGACCGGCCGTGGATGACCTGGGCCCAGTGGTTCCGCCTCGCCGGCGTCCGCCGAACGCCGCCGCCGGCCCGGGTGCGGCTGAACCATTATCCGCTGGTGATGTCGGAGGTGATGGCCGGCACCGGGATCGGGCTCGGCTGGCGGCCGCTGATAGACGAGATGCTGGAGAGCGGCGTGATCGTCCCGGTCGGCCCGGAGATGGTGCGGCCGGACTGGGGCTGGTGGTTCGTGTGGAGCGACCGGGCGGCCCCCCAGGATGTGGAGCGCGCCCTGGCCTGGTTCCGCTCCTGGTTCTCAGGCGGGTGA
- a CDS encoding TauD/TfdA family dioxygenase — MTSCTLDPATGHLWLEQGGRRATLVPLWLRERSEAPDQMDLNSHQRTYDPTRLPADLRIVEASSDTAGVTLDFSDGHRCRFDLDWLAVEAGLAPDPAALPEPAAWTADTIVPPSASWSALEDSAATHGLLDGFFTSGFAILRDTPTDPDSLLAIARRFGPIRETNWGVLFNVRTEAQATDLAYTGLALTAHSDNPYRRAVPAIQFLHCLENGATGGDSTLADGIAIAAALKRDAPDAYEVLTRLPVSFRYRSADVDDRATAPMIALDADGRLRAIRLSTRLDFPPAAHPDVLELFFEGRRRLAAYAEDPAFQIRFKLAPGDCLMMDNHRTLHGRTAFAEDGTRFLQGCYIDYDGPECLYWLHARRRADGAGAIAA, encoded by the coding sequence ATGACTTCCTGCACCTTGGATCCGGCCACCGGCCATCTCTGGCTCGAACAGGGCGGGCGCCGCGCCACGCTGGTGCCGCTCTGGCTGCGGGAGCGCAGCGAGGCGCCGGACCAGATGGACCTGAACAGCCATCAGCGCACCTACGATCCGACCCGGCTACCGGCCGACCTGAGGATCGTCGAGGCGTCGAGCGACACCGCCGGCGTGACCCTCGATTTCTCTGACGGGCACCGCTGCCGCTTCGATCTCGACTGGCTGGCGGTGGAGGCCGGGCTCGCCCCCGACCCGGCGGCCCTGCCCGAACCCGCCGCCTGGACGGCGGACACCATCGTCCCGCCCTCGGCCTCCTGGTCCGCGCTGGAGGATTCGGCGGCGACACACGGCCTGCTCGACGGATTCTTCACCAGCGGTTTCGCGATCCTGCGCGATACGCCGACGGACCCGGACAGCCTGCTCGCCATCGCCCGGCGTTTCGGGCCGATCCGCGAGACCAACTGGGGCGTGCTGTTCAACGTGCGCACCGAGGCCCAGGCGACCGACCTCGCCTATACCGGCCTGGCGCTGACCGCCCATTCCGACAATCCCTACCGCCGCGCGGTCCCGGCGATCCAGTTCCTGCACTGCCTGGAGAACGGTGCGACCGGCGGCGACAGCACCCTGGCGGACGGCATCGCCATCGCCGCCGCGCTGAAGCGGGACGCGCCCGACGCCTATGAAGTGCTGACCCGGCTGCCGGTCTCGTTCCGCTACCGCTCGGCCGACGTGGACGACCGGGCGACCGCCCCGATGATCGCGCTCGATGCCGACGGCCGCCTGCGGGCCATCCGGCTCTCCACCCGGCTCGACTTTCCGCCGGCCGCCCATCCCGACGTGCTCGAGCTGTTCTTCGAGGGCCGCCGGCGGCTGGCCGCCTATGCCGAGGACCCGGCCTTCCAGATCCGCTTCAAGCTCGCCCCCGGCGACTGCCTGATGATGGACAACCACCGCACTCTGCACGGCCGCACCGCCTTCGCCGAGGACGGGACCCGGTTCCTGCAAGGCTGCTACATCGATTATGACGGGCCGGAATGCCTGTACTGGCTGCACGCCCGGCGCCGGGCGGACGGTGCGGGCGCCATCGCCGCCTGA